From Fundulus heteroclitus isolate FHET01 chromosome 5, MU-UCD_Fhet_4.1, whole genome shotgun sequence, a single genomic window includes:
- the LOC105939479 gene encoding zinc finger protein GLIS2 has translation MLSLDEPLDLKLPSRRTGVPVKFGKRSCPSSICAPLHATRPRLQCTTFPSPPSSPESQSSQERPGSCFTPPAMDLSMFPSSQHAPSLSPSPSSPSSPCPPSPLESPHSSSSSPPPHLFSREGSWHHSAEGGASPPGFPFYLPMRSLQRGYTFPSSVFLGQPREKTVSPEPPHDGQLICRWKKCHLLFDSLQELVDHINDFHVKPEKDSGYCCQWEGCARNGRGFNARYKMLIHIRTHTNEKPHHCPTCNKSFSRLENLKIHTRSHTGEKPYICPYEGCNKRYSNSSDRFKHTRTHYVDKPYCCKMVGCLKRYTDPSSLRKHIKAHGHFVAQESGPSTRLQPGMGLGFPGFQSAAELSSVGGGHVILPGTTGALLGGLGTSLPFSALCHSRALDHHGAPIFSMNGGGRCSIGPLGLSDSALLHLRLSAASMLGLGALGGIAQVTGKEPEEEEDDENGEKKEGEALNLSVRLGAGRKDPLSWVVVPSNTFFLKPTAVS, from the exons ATGCTTTCTCTGGACGAGCCGCTGGACCTGAAGCTTCCCTCTAGACGAACAGGTGTTCCTGTGAAATTCGGAAAGAGGTCCTGTCCGTCATCGATATGCGCTCCTCTCCACGCCACACGACCACGCCTGCAGTGTACGACCTTCCCATCACCCCCCTCCTCACCAG AGTCCCAATCTTCTCAGGAGCGACCCGGGTCCTGCTTCACCCCTCCAGCCATGGACCTCAGCATGTTCCCGTCTTCTCAGCATGCCCCCTCCCTCTCTCCGTCTCCCTCCTCCCCGTCCTCCCCCTGCCCCCCGTCGCCCCTGGAGTCCcctcacagcagcagcagcagccctcCGCCTCACCTCTTTTCTCGG GAAGGGTCTTGGCATCACAGCGCTGAAGGTGGAGCCTCTCCGCCTGGATTTCCGTTTTACCTCCCGATGAGAAGCCTCCAGAGGGGCTACACCTTTCCTTCCTCTGTGTTCCTCGGTCAGCCCAGAGAGAAAACGGTTTCCCCCGAGCCCCCACATGATGGTCAGCTGATTTGTCGGTGGAAGAAG TGTCACCTGCTTTTCGACTCGCTGCAGGAGTTGGTAGATCACATTAACGACTTTCACGTCAAGCCCGAGAAGGATTCTGGGTATTGCTGCCAGTGGGAGGGCTGCGCTCGCAACGGGAGAGGCTTCAACGCCAG GTACAAAATGCTGATTCACATCCGCACTCATACCAACGAGAAACCGCACCACTGTCCCACCTGCAACAAGAGTTTTTCACGTCTGGAGAACCTGAAGATTCACACCCGCTCCCACACAG GCGAGAAGCCCTACATTTGTCCCTACGAGGGCTGCAACAAACGCTACTCAAACTCCAGTGATCGCTTTAAGCACACTCGCACCCATTACGTGGACAAGCCTTACTGCTGCAAGATGGTGGGCTGCTTAAAACGCTACACAGATCCCAGCTCGCTGCGTAAGCACATCAAGGCTCACGGGCACTTCGTTGCCCAGGAGTCAGGTCCCTCTACCAGGCTGCAGCCGGGGATGGGGCTGGGATTCCCCGGGTTCCAGAGCGCTGCCGAGCTGTCCTCTGTAGGCGGGGGGCACGTCATCCTTCCAGGGACAACTGGAGCTCTCCTTGGGGGTCTCGGAACATCGTTGCCTTTCTCTGCACTCTGCCACTCCAGGGCTTTGGATCATCATGGAGCACCAATCTTCTCCATGAATGGAGGAGGGCGCTGCAGCATTGGGCCGCTCGGCCTCTCCGACTCTGCGCTGTTACACCTCAGACTCTCGGCTGCGTCCATGCTTGGGCTGGGAGCTCTGGGAGGGATAGCCCAGGTGACAGGAAAGGagccggaggaggaggaggacgacgaaaacggagaaaaaaaagagggcgAGGCTCTTAACCTGTCTGTAAGACTGGGAGCCGGACGGAAGGATCCTTTGTCATGGGTGGTCGTTCCCTCAAACACGTTTTTCCTTAAACCAACAGCTGTTAGTTAG